The genomic region ggagtttgaacaaaaatgttaatacaGGAATACAAAAACTCTTTATTTACACTATTTCTGTAACAGCgaacaatgacaaactcgcaATGTTTCTCTCACTCTGGGCTATGAAGCTAATGTAGCTAAGAAATAAGGGAAACAAATCgccaccagtttagcattgtACAGGACTAATTAACAGAGTCAAAGGACCTCTTTTCTAACTTGCAAATTAAGCTAATAATGAAGTAAAAACAGCAGTGTAACTTTAGTTGAAAATCACCTGAACATCTTCtctataatataattacaaAAGATTGGTGgtacctccagggtccggggttcaattcccgccggggccatgtgtgtgcggagtttgcatgttctccccgtgctgcgggggtttcctccgggtgctccggtttcctcccccagtcaaagacatgcatggtaggctgattggcttgtctaaagtgtctgtagtgtatgaatgggtgtgtgaatgtgtatgtgattgtgccctgcgatggacttgcaccctgtccagggtgtaccccgccttgtgcctgatgcttcctgggataggttccaggttcccccacgaccctgaaaaggagtaagtggttgaagatggatggatggatggaagattgGTGGTGACAGTGGAAGTGTGGCCATTAGGTCGCTCTCACTTAACAGCTAGCGTTGGTATATTCCAGCTTTATGCTAGCtttgtattttgtgtatataaGCTACATGCTTGCCTATATGTCAGCTTCtttgtttatataaatgtagATAACAGACATCTGAaatttgtattttgtaaatacaaGATAATGGATGCTGGGACATGGTAtggggtgccattacttttatGATCATGCCTTTTTCTCCTTTCTGGAAAATGGAAGGTCGTTTAAAAATTCTCAGTCTATTGTTgagttattatcattattatcaatattgtgatattgttTAGTGATGTTATTGTGGCGTACATCACCCTGACTAGCTTTATGCTAATCTTTGAACTTTGTGTAATCTAGCTTAATGCTAGTTTTGTTAGTTTGCATCTTACACGTTCGTCGGTAtgataaatacagaaataaaaacagttgcaGGAATACAGAAATGCAGACAAACTGTGGCAAAACCATCTGTAGTATTCTCTCacttttattaatcatttaaaatgggTCAGTCTGAGCTGAACTGAGCATTTCAtgcatatttgtgtgtttttgtccaGCGTCTCAAACGTCTTGGTGTGTAATGAAACAAAGCGAGTATCATTTTGGTTCGTGGTGTCGTCGCCGAGCGACAGCTCTCAGCTCATTCCCAAACATGTGGTGGAGAACGCCATcaggtaaaaacacacacttcacatggTTCATCCAATAAAACTCTGgcacctttatttatttctcaaaatTATAAAGATCTAATGTTGGCTTTTTGTCCATCAATTATCTAACGatgattacattattatttaatatccgtcagaaggtgttgattagttttctagaacagcagacCTAAAaagacagtagcgcagctgcataTCAcaggtgtaagaggaataaacactttggggatgtgctgttagaggaaaataatcatcttcttGGTAACAGTACATTACTAGAACAGCGCCACACGgtgttttatatgttatatgtCGGTCACttgctgtatatactgtagtatgtaGGTTATATTACACATGATGTATTATTGACTCCTATAAGGTTAAAGTTTCATGTCATAAATTTCTGaggggaaattttttttttcaggaattcGAGGAATCGGATCAATAACGCGTTTTTGCTGACGGATCAGACACTGGAGTTTGTGGGAATAAACCCGACTCTGGCGGCTCCGGTGCAGTACGACACTCCACCATGGCTCATCGTGTTCGGAGTGGTGATGGGAATCGTGTGTGCCGGCATCATCGCCATGCTCTTCAGCTCCTTCATCCAGAAGACAcggtcagtgtgtgtgcatgtgtgtgtctgtgtgtgtgttagggctgGGCAGTATGATTATATAATATTGATAGTGagatagattagattagattctatttgattataactttgtCATTGTGCAGAGTACAATTGTGAGTACATTGTGCTGgcagtttgttagcaaaccCACATATTGTCACATATCTTGTCCAGTGAAGAAGTGTCCTAAAGTATCGCGATATGATATATTTGTCATTGTCTTTCAAAGCTgcattcatgaaaaaaaaaaacccaaaacaatttcataatacaaaacaaaaaatattaaataaaaaaaaaaaacagattctaGAAATTCCAATCACGGTGTTCAGGTGGAGAAGGCCAGAGCTCGTTGCTATAGTAACTAAAACCCAACTCTgccctcttctcctcctctcagGGCGAAGAGGAAACActctgaggaagaggaggaaaccggagaaagAGTGACAGGAAATGGAATAACGTGTGAGATTCTGAAGGACAAAGATGGCTTTGATAACCGAGGATTCACTGATGATCGTTTCACCCAACTCTAAAGACTGATGCAGTTTAACACATTTATCAGGAACTTAATGCAAACATCTGAGCTAATGTTGCTAGTAGCAGAAGTCAGGCTTCACTAGCCTTTAGTTCCactcagctccagaattattggcagccTTGGTAAATAAATATTGGTAAAACTTAAATATGGCACGATaccacttttcttttctgatactgaaaccttgagcaTCAGCCGACTCCGATATcgttttcttttaaaactattaagcttcctttcttttctttcttttaactgaagcacttcacagttacactcttacacacaaaaatcacttacTGTACATTGTACCAATCCCAACAAAATGTCGGTTCCAAATAAATTTCTTTCCTAAATCCAATTCCAATCTTTGCCATTTGTTCTGATATCCCAGATGTTCTCTTCAATATCCGATCCACCATTTTTTGCTGGTATCAGTCTGATATTGATTCTGAGTAAGAAAAGGTTATGAAAAAAGTCTTTGTGaacaaataaatttgttttgctgtttatttagCTAGGAAACTGTGGTTAATCTGGAACCACTGAAAACATGGCAGGAATCAAAGCTTTAATTTATAAGTAaatttattctaaaatgtaaaaaaaaaaaaattatcaaagaagaaaaaaaatttgtttaaataaattgaCTTAAAGAATTAAAGggtagattttattattattattattatattttaataatattataatattataataataataataataataataataataataatagtgtgaaataaaagatgaaataaaacagtaatataGGTGAAAAAATGTAATGTGAGCTGACTGTATGATTAAAAATATTACCCAATTCTTTCTGAAGCGAATCAGTTTTATATTCAGATTTATATAATAGCTATAATTATATGCAAGATGGTCATGCAGGTGGAAATTATTCTAAAATTATTAGTTACGTAACTGTCATGAAGAATATCATCATAACTTTaacctatttttatttttgtttgtaattttttgttatttgtttctaATCATGCTAATTTGTCAAATGCCATTTCTCCACCTGCTATACTGCACTAATATAAATCCAGTACAGTGATATAAATCCAGTACAGTGATAATGATTAATACTGAGTCTGGAgctgtgtgtgaatgagctgtgtgtgaaatataaagACCAGCTTGAGGAATAAACTGATATTTCAGGTTGATTGGAGGAATTAaggtaaatgtgtaaatgtttagaGTTTTTCACACAGCATACgtgatgaaataaaagcagtttgtATCACACGTGGACTTTTGGACtcggccgtgtgtgtgtgtgtgtgtgtgtgtgtgtgtgcagcttaaTGATCATTCACAGACATTCATTCTTCAGAATCAGCACAAAAAAATTCACTCACTGTCGCAATCACTGATAAACTGAGAGCTTCTTTCTCTCAGCATGTAAGAGTTACGATAGAAGgagttgattagttttctataacagcagctctgatagtagagCAGGTTTATAATAACTCGTTCTGatatgttatggtttctatagtaacagctcgttcacagggacatgtacagcggacgctccactgataataaacatttaataatgtaGAAATAATGTAAACGCAATAATGTAAACGTTGATATGCTAACTTTTTTTGAagtaaggagaaatgtgtttgcaTAACacttaaggaaggagtctccagtgtcagtgctgtgtaacagtcagaggtaaagctgtaacattaaAAGTTTTCCctcatcttcaggacagacgaggtAAcgcttctttgtggtttctcagtaacatgacaagcgaagtttttttgtcttattaacgtgaagagagagaataaagagagggaataaagagagagaatagaga from Ictalurus furcatus strain D&B chromosome 15, Billie_1.0, whole genome shotgun sequence harbors:
- the cltrn gene encoding collectrin, with product MKLWIVCVLCVAPALGSSICKSESQNNGYLVRLSIKTALGDNAYDWNDSEMFFFRASVAFAMMSYTNNENYTVSNVLVCNETKRVSFWFVVSSPSDSSQLIPKHVVENAIRNSRNRINNAFLLTDQTLEFVGINPTLAAPVQYDTPPWLIVFGVVMGIVCAGIIAMLFSSFIQKTRAKRKHSEEEEETGERVTGNGITCEILKDKDGFDNRGFTDDRFTQL